Genomic window (Pueribacillus theae):
CGCTTTTCTTTTAATTTAATAATGAACCGATCTTTGTAACCAATCAATTATTCCTAATTTTGTTTATATATTACTAAAAGAGGATGTTCAAAAAGCCCCACATAAGGATAAGAAGTACCATGATTTCCAAGTTTGGTAACTAAAGTATGTTCAATGAGGGGCACATTTGCTAATTGAATATTTGGAAAAATTTAAAAGAAAGGTATACTTCTCCTTTGGCCTTAAATGGTTTTAAATGATTAAATGGGCTATTTTGATGCATTGTTTCCGTTGAAAATTCACTTTCTTCAAATGAACATGCATGGAGGGTAGACGGAAAATCGATAAGTAGGCGATCAATGAATATTTTAGTTAGGGATCTTCACGGTTTTTTCAAATAGAACAAGTTCACGTAAATGTTCTTTATCTCTTGTTTGAAACCGCTTCTCGAAAACCCTGAATGAAAGAAAAATGGGGCCGCAATGCTGGATATCTTTTAAGAATAGTCTGAACGAGCGCTTTGTCTTTTCCTTTTGCAGAATACGTCCACCTTAACTATGAGGGAAACAATTTTAGTTTAATCATTCTGAATATTTATTCTGCGCACTTTCTAGAACTTTAACTTCAAATGGATATAAAATTAAATGGAAGCACATATGAACAAGTATTGCAGCAAATATGCCATTTTCATAAAATTGCCATCCACAAATAATGCCTACTAGCATATTGCCTATAAATATATAACTGTAAAGCGTAAATGATTTTCCGGCTATTGATGAACCTTGATAATGCGCTAGTGTAAATATCAAACTAGATACAGCTATAGATATGAGTACCGATTGTGTTAACCAAAGTAGTAAACTCAGAATTCCCCAACGAAAGATTAGCTCTTCAACTACACTCGCATACAAAATTCGAGGAATGATGCCAATTGAATTTCTATGTTTTTCAATCTTATAAAAAGCTTTGCCTAAAAGAGGTTTAAAGAAACCATAATAGATCAAAATGTGGGTGATTGAACACCCAATACCTACTAAAGCCGCTTTAGCCCAATTACTAATATAGATATTCTCTGTATTAAAACTTATTTTATTTGTTAAAGCGGCACCCAATGCTACAAATATACTTAGGCCTGAATTATTCACACTTTGCCCATGAGGGTATTAATTGAAGCAAAGATATCAATTTTTTTGTTTCA
Coding sequences:
- a CDS encoding CPBP family intramembrane glutamic endopeptidase is translated as MNNSGLSIFVALGAALTNKISFNTENIYISNWAKAALVGIGCSITHILIYYGFFKPLLGKAFYKIEKHRNSIGIIPRILYASVVEELIFRWGILSLLLWLTQSVLISIAVSSLIFTLAHYQGSSIAGKSFTLYSYIFIGNMLVGIICGWQFYENGIFAAILVHMCFHLILYPFEVKVLESAQNKYSE